The Spongiibacter tropicus DSM 19543 genome includes a region encoding these proteins:
- a CDS encoding acetoacetate--CoA ligase produces MIVEGQKLWEPSAAFVESSNMTALMHWLGERQHLQCKNYKELWQWSVTQPEAFWAAMWDYFEVISDTPYERVLSDRQIRPGVRWFEGSRVNFAEHILRHKGSHAAISAMAETRDLEVTSWDELASQVRRVATKLREWGIRPGDRVSAVMPNRPETVVAMLAVISIGGVWSNAAPEFGTQAILDRLGQVEPRLVFFGDGYEFGGKRFDRTAMLSELLAALPSVERVVRLDVLGDCPAFTADAEVSDWPGLMAAADPGEAAFQFERVACDHPLWFVFSSGTTGLPKAIAHSHVGVLIEMLKFMTFHMNLKTGDNSFFYTTTGWVMFNLVVGMMLTGAGAILYDGSPVYPQTDMLWKLAEQSQASHFGASPTYVQLMESNQVVPKQHYALDKLTTVLVGGSPSIPSTFAWFYQNVKDELWVTSQSGGTEIASAFVAATPTQPVYAAEIQARALGMSVKALNDSGEPVIDEVGELICDTPFPSMPLYFLGDDDNSRYWSSYFEEIPGVWRHGDFIKINERGGCYIYGRSDATLNRFGVRIGTSEIYQAVESLEGVSDSLVVCIETADGGFYMPLFVSLTAQQRCDEALKQEITRKLKTACSPRHVPDEIIPVPDIPYTLTGKKLEVPVRKILKGAKADEVASRGSMRNPDSLDFFVDFYREKKHWM; encoded by the coding sequence ATGATTGTCGAAGGGCAAAAACTCTGGGAGCCGTCCGCGGCGTTTGTTGAAAGCAGCAATATGACCGCGCTGATGCACTGGCTCGGCGAGCGGCAACACCTGCAGTGCAAGAACTATAAGGAACTGTGGCAGTGGTCAGTCACCCAGCCCGAAGCGTTCTGGGCGGCGATGTGGGACTACTTCGAGGTGATCAGCGATACGCCTTACGAGCGCGTACTCAGCGATCGCCAGATTCGCCCCGGAGTGCGTTGGTTTGAAGGCAGTCGGGTAAATTTTGCCGAACATATCCTGCGCCACAAGGGCAGCCATGCGGCAATTTCGGCTATGGCCGAAACTCGTGATCTGGAGGTCACGAGTTGGGATGAGCTGGCATCGCAGGTGCGCCGCGTGGCAACGAAGCTGCGCGAGTGGGGGATTCGCCCTGGCGACCGCGTGAGTGCGGTGATGCCCAATCGACCGGAGACCGTTGTCGCCATGTTGGCGGTGATCAGCATTGGCGGTGTGTGGAGTAATGCGGCGCCTGAGTTTGGTACTCAGGCGATTCTTGACCGCCTGGGCCAGGTTGAGCCCAGGCTGGTCTTTTTTGGCGACGGTTATGAGTTTGGCGGCAAACGCTTTGATCGCACGGCCATGCTGTCTGAGCTGCTGGCGGCGTTGCCCTCTGTGGAGCGGGTAGTGCGGCTGGATGTGCTGGGTGACTGCCCCGCGTTTACAGCCGATGCCGAGGTCAGCGACTGGCCGGGTTTGATGGCGGCCGCTGATCCGGGAGAGGCCGCGTTTCAGTTTGAGCGGGTCGCCTGTGATCACCCGCTGTGGTTTGTGTTTTCCTCCGGCACAACGGGCCTGCCCAAGGCCATCGCTCACTCCCATGTGGGCGTGCTGATTGAAATGCTCAAGTTCATGACTTTCCACATGAACCTGAAGACCGGCGATAACAGTTTCTTCTACACCACCACGGGTTGGGTCATGTTCAATCTGGTGGTGGGGATGATGCTGACCGGTGCCGGCGCCATTCTCTACGATGGCAGCCCCGTGTATCCGCAAACCGATATGTTGTGGAAACTGGCAGAGCAGAGTCAGGCCAGTCACTTCGGTGCCAGTCCGACCTATGTACAACTGATGGAGAGCAATCAGGTGGTGCCGAAACAGCACTATGCGCTGGACAAGCTCACCACCGTGCTGGTCGGCGGCTCACCGTCCATCCCCTCAACCTTTGCGTGGTTCTATCAGAATGTGAAGGACGAGCTTTGGGTGACCTCCCAGAGCGGCGGCACTGAAATCGCCAGTGCCTTTGTTGCCGCCACACCGACGCAGCCCGTTTACGCTGCCGAGATACAGGCGCGGGCGTTGGGCATGTCGGTAAAAGCCTTGAATGACAGCGGAGAGCCGGTGATTGATGAAGTGGGCGAACTGATCTGCGATACACCATTCCCGTCCATGCCGCTGTACTTCCTTGGCGATGACGACAATAGCCGTTACTGGTCTTCGTATTTTGAAGAGATTCCCGGTGTCTGGCGGCACGGCGACTTTATCAAAATCAATGAACGCGGTGGCTGTTATATCTACGGTCGCTCTGATGCCACCTTGAACCGCTTTGGGGTTCGCATTGGCACCTCAGAGATCTATCAGGCAGTGGAATCTCTGGAGGGTGTCAGCGACAGTCTGGTGGTGTGTATTGAAACCGCAGACGGCGGTTTTTATATGCCCTTGTTTGTCAGCCTGACTGCGCAGCAACGCTGTGATGAGGCGTTGAAGCAAGAGATTACCCGCAAGCTGAAAACTGCCTGCTCGCCCCGCCATGTCCCCGACGAGATTATTCCCGTCCCCGACATTCCCTACACGCTGACCGGCAAAAAACTGGAGGTGCCGGTGCGTAAAATTCTAAAGGGGGCCAAAGCCGACGAGGTCGCCAGCCGTGGTTCCATGCGAAACCCTGACAGCCTGGATTTCTTTGTCGATTTTTATCGAGAAAAGAAACACTGGATGTGA